The Streptomyces spororaveus genome includes a region encoding these proteins:
- a CDS encoding sterol desaturase family protein has protein sequence MPNLPDVVLWSIPAFVLLTVIEVVSYRLHPDEDAAGYDTKDAVTSVTMGLGSIGFDLLWKIPVVAVFTAVYELTPLRVPFLWWTALLMLLVQDFLYYWQHRLHHVIRILWACHVVHHSSKRFNLTTALRQPWTSATTWWFYLPMVALGVHPAAIPFCYGLNLLYQFWVHTERIGKLPRPYEYVFNTPSHHRVHHASQGGYLDRNFGGILIVWDRMFGSWVGETDKPVYGLTKNIATHNPLRVATHEYAAIARDVRAAGNWRQRAGHVFRGPGWQPAPAAATAPTADAAAAETRPSVQETTA, from the coding sequence ATGCCGAACCTGCCCGATGTCGTGCTGTGGTCCATACCTGCCTTCGTGCTGCTCACCGTCATCGAGGTGGTGAGCTACCGGCTCCATCCCGACGAGGACGCCGCCGGCTACGACACCAAGGACGCCGTCACGAGCGTCACCATGGGGCTCGGCAGCATCGGCTTCGACCTGCTCTGGAAGATCCCGGTCGTCGCCGTCTTCACCGCGGTCTACGAACTGACGCCGCTGCGCGTGCCGTTCCTGTGGTGGACCGCCCTGCTGATGCTGCTCGTCCAGGACTTCCTCTACTACTGGCAGCACCGCCTCCACCACGTCATCCGCATCCTGTGGGCCTGCCACGTGGTTCACCACAGCAGCAAGCGGTTCAACCTCACCACCGCCCTGCGCCAGCCCTGGACCAGCGCCACCACCTGGTGGTTCTACCTGCCGATGGTGGCCCTCGGCGTGCACCCGGCGGCGATCCCGTTCTGCTACGGACTCAACCTCCTCTACCAGTTCTGGGTCCACACCGAGCGCATCGGGAAGCTGCCGCGGCCCTACGAGTACGTCTTCAACACGCCCTCCCACCACCGCGTCCACCACGCCTCGCAGGGCGGCTACCTGGACCGCAACTTCGGCGGCATCCTGATCGTCTGGGACCGGATGTTCGGCTCCTGGGTGGGGGAGACGGACAAGCCCGTCTACGGGCTCACCAAGAACATCGCCACCCACAACCCGCTGCGCGTGGCCACCCACGAGTACGCCGCCATCGCCCGCGACGTACGCGCCGCCGGGAACTGGCGCCAGCGGGCCGGACACGTCTTCCGCGGCCCCGGCTGGCAGCCCGCGCCCGCCGCGGCCACGGCCCCCACCGCGGACGCGGCCGCCGCCGAGACCCGGCCGTCCGTGCAGGAGACCACCGCGTGA
- a CDS encoding lysoplasmalogenase: MSTADSTAESPGRPAPAWAADRTPVGRSRLGRLALLAFAVAAAVDLGSLLAGWHLGHVIAKPLLMPLLVTHMATRGAPRLLIAALLFGWGGDLALLFDAEPAFLVGMGSFAAGHVCYLVLFGKRPANPLVGGAYLLALLGTVALLWSDLPADLRIPVAGYSLLLTAMAFRSSALGLRAGAGGALFLLSDTLIATGVAEWPQLPRPDFWIMATYLAAQYLLATGTPSREAGVR, from the coding sequence GTGAGCACCGCCGACAGCACCGCCGAGTCCCCGGGCCGGCCCGCCCCCGCCTGGGCCGCGGACCGGACGCCCGTCGGCCGGTCGCGCCTCGGCCGCCTCGCCCTCCTGGCCTTCGCCGTGGCCGCCGCCGTCGACCTCGGCTCCCTGCTCGCCGGCTGGCACCTCGGGCACGTCATCGCCAAGCCGCTGCTGATGCCGCTGCTCGTGACCCACATGGCCACCCGCGGCGCGCCCCGCCTGCTGATCGCCGCCCTGCTGTTCGGCTGGGGCGGAGACCTGGCCCTGCTCTTCGACGCCGAGCCCGCCTTCCTCGTGGGCATGGGCTCCTTCGCCGCCGGGCACGTCTGCTACCTCGTCCTCTTCGGCAAGCGGCCCGCGAACCCGCTGGTCGGGGGCGCGTACCTGCTCGCCCTCCTCGGGACCGTCGCCCTGCTGTGGTCCGATCTGCCGGCCGACCTGCGGATCCCCGTGGCCGGCTACAGCCTGCTGCTCACCGCCATGGCGTTCCGCTCCAGCGCCCTCGGGCTGCGCGCCGGGGCCGGCGGCGCGCTGTTCCTGCTCTCCGACACCCTCATCGCCACCGGCGTCGCGGAATGGCCCCAGCTGCCCCGCCCTGACTTCTGGATCATGGCCACCTACCTGGCCGCCCAGTACCTGCTGGCCACTGGTACGCCCTCCCGGGAAGCAGGCGTACGGTAG
- a CDS encoding zinc-dependent alcohol dehydrogenase family protein, with translation MRATVIHAPHDIRVEEVPDAAIQRPEDAVVRVLRACICGSDLWAYRGEAARQPGQRIGHEFLGIVEETGSAVSGLSAGDLVVAPFMWSDGTCEYCKEGLFTSCDHGGFWGSVGHDGGQGEAVRVPHADGTLVKLPAEAASDDHLLTGLLALSDVMGTGHHAALGAGVRPGSTVAVVGDGAVGLCGVLAAKRLGAERIIALGRHAVRTDIAKLFGATDVVAERGEAAEAAVRELLGGRGAQAVIEAVGTEQSMRTAVNITRDGGAIGYVGVPHGSGTGLDLGVMFDRNITLRGGVAPVRAYIPELLEDVLSGAIDPAPVFDRAVSLDEVPDGYRAMDDRSALKVMIKP, from the coding sequence ATGCGAGCCACCGTCATCCACGCCCCGCACGACATCCGCGTGGAGGAGGTGCCCGACGCTGCGATCCAGCGCCCCGAGGACGCCGTCGTCCGCGTCCTGCGTGCCTGTATCTGCGGCAGCGACCTGTGGGCCTACCGCGGCGAGGCCGCGCGGCAGCCCGGCCAGCGCATCGGCCACGAGTTCCTGGGCATCGTCGAGGAGACCGGCTCCGCCGTGTCCGGCCTGAGCGCCGGCGACCTCGTCGTCGCGCCCTTCATGTGGTCGGACGGCACCTGTGAGTACTGCAAGGAGGGCCTGTTCACCTCCTGCGACCACGGCGGATTCTGGGGCTCGGTCGGCCACGACGGGGGCCAGGGCGAGGCCGTCCGCGTTCCGCACGCCGACGGCACCCTGGTCAAGCTGCCCGCCGAGGCCGCCTCCGACGACCACCTGCTGACCGGTCTGCTCGCGCTGTCCGACGTCATGGGCACCGGCCACCACGCGGCCCTCGGCGCGGGCGTGCGCCCGGGCTCCACGGTCGCCGTCGTCGGCGACGGCGCGGTCGGCCTGTGCGGCGTCCTCGCCGCCAAGCGCCTGGGCGCCGAGCGGATCATCGCCCTGGGCCGCCACGCCGTGCGCACGGACATCGCCAAGCTCTTCGGGGCCACCGATGTCGTCGCCGAGCGCGGCGAGGCCGCCGAGGCGGCCGTGCGCGAGCTCCTCGGCGGCCGGGGCGCGCAGGCGGTCATCGAGGCGGTCGGCACGGAGCAGTCCATGCGCACCGCCGTGAACATCACCCGCGACGGCGGGGCCATCGGCTACGTCGGCGTCCCGCACGGGAGCGGCACCGGCCTCGACCTCGGCGTCATGTTCGACCGCAACATCACGCTGCGCGGCGGTGTGGCACCGGTCCGCGCCTACATCCCGGAGCTGCTGGAGGACGTGCTCAGCGGCGCGATCGACCCGGCGCCGGTCTTCGACCGCGCCGTCTCCCTGGACGAGGTCCCGGACGGCTACCGGGCGATGGACGACCGCAGCGCACTCAAGGTCATGATCAAGCCCTGA
- a CDS encoding DUF485 domain-containing protein, protein MTTEAAPPPGSAGTPPAAPTADDYTSVQYSAEFTELRRSYRSFAFPLTVAFIAWYLLYVLLSNYAGGFMGTKLFGNINVALVLGLAQFATTFLIAWLYARHAAAKLDPKAEAIKARMEAAE, encoded by the coding sequence GTGACCACCGAAGCAGCGCCGCCGCCGGGCAGCGCGGGAACGCCACCGGCGGCCCCCACGGCCGATGACTACACGAGCGTCCAGTACAGCGCGGAGTTCACCGAACTGCGCCGCTCCTACCGCTCCTTCGCCTTCCCGCTCACCGTGGCCTTCATCGCCTGGTACCTGCTCTACGTCCTGCTGTCCAACTACGCGGGCGGCTTCATGGGGACCAAGCTCTTCGGCAACATCAACGTCGCCCTCGTGCTCGGCCTCGCCCAGTTCGCGACGACCTTCCTGATCGCCTGGCTCTACGCGCGGCACGCGGCCGCGAAGCTCGACCCCAAGGCCGAGGCCATCAAGGCGCGGATGGAGGCCGCCGAATGA
- a CDS encoding solute symporter family protein, with product MSGTRHLTTLAAGASEHRPLIITLFGLFVVATLIITVWAGRQTKGAADFYAGGRQFTGFQNGLAISGDYMSAASFLGIAGAIALFGYDGFLYSIGFLVAWLVALLLVAEPLRNSGRYTMGDVLAYRMRQRPVRTAAGTSTIVVSIFYLLAQMAGAGVLVSLLLGITSDGGKVAVVALVGVLMIVYVTIGGMKGTTWVQMIKAVLLIAGALLITLLVLVKFNFNISDLLGKAAENSGQGAKFLEPGLKYGKDPTTKLDFISLGLALVLGTAGLPHILIRFYTVPTAQAARKSVLWATGIIGGFYLMTIALGFGAAALLKRADIIASNKAGNTAAPLLAQAVGGGPDSTGGAILLAVISAVAFATILAVVAGLTLASSSSFAHDLYVNVIRKGKATEKEEMRAARWSTVVIGAVAIGLGALARDLNVAGLVALAFAVAASANLPTILYSLFWKRFTTRGALWSIYGGLVSAVGLVLFSPVVSGKPTSMFKDADFFWFPLENPGIISIPLGFLLGWLGTVLSKEEADPRKFAELEVRSLTGTGAH from the coding sequence ATGAGCGGCACGCGGCACCTGACGACGCTCGCGGCGGGCGCCTCCGAGCACCGCCCGCTGATCATCACCCTGTTCGGGCTGTTCGTCGTCGCCACCCTGATCATCACCGTCTGGGCCGGCCGCCAGACGAAGGGAGCCGCCGACTTCTACGCGGGCGGCCGCCAGTTCACCGGCTTCCAGAACGGCCTCGCCATCTCCGGCGACTACATGTCGGCCGCGTCCTTCCTCGGCATCGCCGGAGCCATCGCCCTCTTCGGCTACGACGGCTTCCTCTACTCCATCGGCTTCCTCGTCGCCTGGCTGGTGGCCCTGCTGCTCGTCGCCGAGCCCCTGCGCAACTCCGGCCGCTACACGATGGGCGACGTCCTCGCGTACCGGATGCGCCAGCGGCCCGTCCGGACCGCCGCCGGCACCTCCACCATCGTGGTCTCGATCTTCTACCTGCTCGCCCAGATGGCCGGCGCCGGCGTGCTCGTCTCGCTGCTCCTGGGGATCACCAGCGACGGCGGCAAGGTGGCCGTCGTCGCGCTGGTCGGCGTACTGATGATCGTCTACGTGACGATCGGCGGCATGAAGGGCACCACCTGGGTCCAGATGATCAAGGCGGTGCTGCTGATCGCGGGCGCCCTGCTGATCACCCTCCTGGTCCTGGTGAAGTTCAACTTCAACATCTCCGACTTGCTCGGCAAGGCCGCCGAGAACAGCGGACAGGGGGCGAAGTTCCTCGAGCCCGGCCTCAAGTACGGCAAGGACCCGACCACCAAGCTGGACTTCATCTCGCTCGGCCTGGCCCTCGTCCTCGGGACCGCCGGCCTGCCGCACATCCTGATCCGCTTCTACACGGTGCCCACCGCGCAGGCCGCCCGCAAGTCCGTCCTCTGGGCCACCGGCATCATCGGCGGCTTCTACCTGATGACGATCGCCCTCGGCTTCGGCGCCGCGGCGCTGCTCAAGCGGGCCGACATCATCGCCTCCAACAAGGCCGGCAACACCGCCGCGCCGCTGCTCGCCCAGGCCGTCGGCGGTGGCCCGGACTCCACCGGCGGGGCCATCCTGCTCGCCGTGATCTCCGCGGTCGCCTTCGCCACCATCCTGGCCGTCGTCGCGGGCCTCACCCTCGCCTCCTCCTCGTCCTTCGCGCACGACCTGTACGTGAACGTGATCCGCAAGGGCAAGGCCACCGAGAAGGAGGAGATGCGCGCGGCCCGCTGGTCCACCGTGGTCATCGGAGCCGTCGCCATCGGCCTGGGCGCGCTGGCCCGCGACCTGAACGTGGCCGGCCTCGTCGCGCTCGCCTTCGCGGTCGCGGCCTCCGCGAACCTGCCGACGATCCTCTACAGCCTGTTCTGGAAGCGCTTCACCACCCGGGGCGCGCTCTGGTCCATCTACGGCGGACTGGTCTCGGCGGTCGGCCTGGTGCTGTTCTCCCCGGTCGTGTCGGGGAAGCCCACGTCCATGTTCAAGGACGCCGACTTCTTCTGGTTCCCGCTGGAGAACCCGGGGATCATCTCCATCCCCCTCGGCTTCCTGCTGGGCTGGCTGGGAACGGTCCTCTCCAAGGAGGAGGCCGACCCCCGCAAGTTCGCCGAGCTGGAGGTACGCTCCCTCACCGGAACCGGGGCGCACTGA
- the moaA gene encoding GTP 3',8-cyclase MoaA, with the protein MLLDTYGRVATDLRVSLTDRCNLRCTYCMPEEGLQWLGKSDLLSDDEIVRLIRIAVTRLGITEVRFTGGEPLLRPGLVGIVERCAALEPRPKMSLTTNGIGLRRTAQALKAAGLDRVNVSLDTLRPEVFKTLTRRDRHKDVIEGMAAAREAGLTPVKVNAVLMPGLNDDEAPDLLAWAVENEYELRFIEQMPLDAQHGWKRDGMITAGDILESLRTRFTLTEEGAVERGSAPAERWLVDGGPATVGVIASVTRPFCGACDRTRLTADGQVRTCLFATEESDLRAALRSGAPDEEIARLWKVAMWGKKAGSGLDDPSFLQPDRPMSAIGG; encoded by the coding sequence GTGCTTCTCGACACCTACGGCCGCGTGGCCACTGACCTGCGCGTCTCACTGACCGACCGCTGCAATCTGCGCTGCACCTACTGCATGCCCGAAGAAGGGCTGCAGTGGCTCGGCAAGTCGGACCTGCTCAGTGACGACGAGATCGTCCGGCTGATCCGTATCGCGGTCACCCGGCTCGGCATCACCGAGGTCCGGTTCACCGGCGGCGAGCCGCTGCTGCGGCCCGGCCTGGTGGGGATCGTCGAGCGGTGCGCGGCCCTGGAGCCCCGCCCCAAGATGTCGCTGACCACCAACGGCATAGGTCTGCGGCGCACCGCGCAGGCCCTGAAGGCCGCCGGGCTGGACCGGGTGAACGTGTCCCTGGACACCCTGCGGCCCGAGGTCTTCAAGACCCTCACCCGCCGCGACCGGCACAAGGACGTCATCGAGGGCATGGCCGCGGCCCGCGAGGCCGGCCTCACTCCCGTCAAGGTCAACGCCGTGCTCATGCCCGGCCTCAACGACGACGAGGCCCCCGACCTGCTGGCCTGGGCCGTGGAGAACGAGTACGAGCTCCGCTTCATCGAGCAGATGCCGCTCGACGCCCAGCACGGCTGGAAGCGCGACGGCATGATCACTGCCGGGGACATCCTGGAGTCCCTGCGCACCCGCTTCACGCTCACCGAGGAAGGCGCCGTCGAGCGCGGCTCCGCCCCGGCCGAGCGCTGGCTGGTCGACGGCGGCCCGGCCACCGTCGGTGTCATCGCCTCGGTCACCCGCCCGTTCTGCGGCGCATGCGACCGTACCCGGCTCACGGCCGACGGCCAGGTGCGTACGTGCCTGTTCGCGACGGAGGAGTCGGACCTGCGCGCGGCCCTGCGCTCGGGCGCCCCGGACGAGGAGATCGCCCGGCTGTGGAAGGTCGCGATGTGGGGCAAGAAGGCCGGGTCCGGTCTCGACGACCCGTCCTTCCTGCAGCCCGACCGCCCGATGTCGGCGATCGGCGGCTGA